From Geovibrio ferrireducens, a single genomic window includes:
- the pncA gene encoding bifunctional nicotinamidase/pyrazinamidase produces MTYGKNTALIVVDVQNDFCPGGALAVKNGSRVVPAINSLMDSFEVIVGTQDWHPVNHSSFASNNDAEPFSVKTLNGVNQVMWPEHCIQGSNGADFHPDLHADAFNIIIRKGTNPDIDSYSAFTENDGVTVTGLRGWLSELDIKKVYITGLATDFCVLYTALDAVKAGFETYVIEDACKGVDFPEGNVVKAVSAMKEAGIRVVQAADVRL; encoded by the coding sequence ATGACATACGGAAAAAATACCGCATTAATAGTAGTGGACGTTCAAAATGATTTCTGCCCCGGCGGAGCGCTGGCGGTCAAAAACGGAAGCAGGGTCGTTCCTGCTATCAACTCTCTCATGGACAGCTTTGAGGTTATTGTCGGCACGCAGGACTGGCATCCTGTTAATCACAGCTCATTTGCATCAAACAATGACGCAGAGCCGTTCAGTGTGAAGACACTGAACGGAGTGAATCAGGTGATGTGGCCGGAACACTGTATTCAGGGGAGCAACGGGGCTGATTTTCACCCTGATCTCCATGCTGACGCCTTCAATATCATTATCAGGAAAGGAACAAACCCTGACATAGATTCGTATTCCGCATTCACCGAGAATGACGGTGTGACAGTAACCGGACTCAGGGGCTGGCTCAGCGAACTGGATATTAAAAAGGTTTATATAACCGGTCTCGCCACGGACTTCTGCGTTCTGTACACAGCTCTGGATGCTGTGAAAGCCGGTTTTGAAACCTATGTGATTGAAGATGCCTGCAAGGGTGTTGACTTCCCGGAGGGGAATGTTGTGAAGGCTGTTTCCGCCATGAAGGAGGCGGGTATAAGGGTGGTTCAGGCCGCGGATGTAAGGTTATGA
- a CDS encoding nicotinate phosphoribosyltransferase translates to MKCSYSALMTDFYELTMMQGFLEKDPDRQAVFDMFYRRQPFGGGYAVFAGLDPLLAALENFSFSDSDIDYIRSLNYFSDSFIGYLKDFRFRGEIHSVKEGTVVFPNEPLMRVKGTLLETQIIEPLLLNFINFQTLIATKSARVCSVAGDAAVMEFGLRRAQGTDGALSAARASFIGGVNATSNVLAGKEYGIPVKGTMAHSWVMSFESELAAFEAFAAMYPDDCILLADTYDTLASGVPNALKVFAGLKAAGHKNYGIRLDSGDLSFLSREARRIFDSEGFTDARIVASNDLDEWIIEQLSREGASIDAYGVGTRLVTADKDPSLTGVYKLAAKEDDGGFVSAMKITNNPEKMSNPGIKNVYRFYGEDGMMLSDLILLEESMDEVDELIAEKKPIRLNHPSIEYSFKTLENYAEARLLLGKVMENGRRTEPGADLKSIQAHAKAELSALHGTYKRFLNPHIYKVSLSNNLKKLKMSIIKEHMG, encoded by the coding sequence ATGAAATGCTCATACTCCGCCCTTATGACGGACTTCTACGAGCTCACCATGATGCAGGGATTTCTGGAAAAAGATCCGGACAGACAGGCGGTTTTCGATATGTTTTACCGCAGACAGCCGTTCGGTGGCGGTTATGCGGTTTTTGCAGGGCTTGACCCCCTGCTGGCTGCTTTGGAGAATTTCAGTTTTTCCGACAGTGATATAGACTATATAAGAAGCCTGAACTATTTTTCAGATTCCTTCATCGGCTATCTGAAAGATTTCCGTTTCAGGGGCGAGATCCACTCGGTGAAGGAAGGTACGGTAGTGTTCCCCAATGAACCGCTTATGCGTGTTAAGGGAACCCTCCTTGAAACCCAGATCATAGAGCCCCTTCTTTTAAACTTCATAAATTTTCAGACACTTATCGCAACAAAATCCGCAAGGGTATGCAGTGTGGCGGGTGATGCCGCTGTTATGGAGTTCGGTCTTCGGCGGGCTCAGGGCACAGACGGAGCTCTTTCCGCCGCAAGAGCCTCTTTCATCGGCGGGGTGAATGCCACCTCAAACGTTCTGGCCGGAAAGGAATACGGAATCCCCGTTAAGGGGACAATGGCTCACAGCTGGGTAATGAGCTTTGAGAGCGAGCTTGCGGCGTTTGAGGCATTTGCCGCCATGTATCCGGATGACTGCATTCTCCTTGCCGATACATACGACACACTGGCGTCCGGGGTTCCCAACGCCTTGAAGGTCTTTGCCGGGCTTAAAGCCGCAGGGCATAAAAACTACGGCATAAGGCTGGACAGCGGGGACTTGAGCTTCCTCAGCCGTGAAGCGCGCAGGATTTTTGACAGTGAGGGCTTTACGGATGCAAGAATTGTTGCCTCCAATGACCTTGATGAGTGGATCATAGAGCAGCTAAGCCGCGAAGGTGCGAGCATAGATGCCTACGGTGTGGGCACAAGGCTGGTTACTGCGGATAAAGACCCTTCCCTGACCGGGGTTTACAAACTGGCTGCAAAAGAGGATGACGGGGGCTTTGTCTCCGCAATGAAGATAACCAACAACCCGGAAAAGATGTCCAACCCCGGCATAAAGAATGTGTACAGATTTTACGGGGAGGACGGAATGATGCTTTCCGACCTCATTCTCCTTGAGGAGAGCATGGACGAGGTTGATGAACTCATAGCTGAGAAAAAACCGATCCGGCTCAACCATCCCTCCATCGAATATTCGTTCAAAACCCTCGAAAATTATGCAGAGGCGAGGCTTCTTCTCGGCAAAGTTATGGAAAACGGCAGAAGAACGGAGCCCGGAGCCGACCTTAAAAGCATTCAGGCGCACGCAAAGGCGGAGCTCTCTGCCCTGCACGGCACATACAAAAGATTTCTCAATCCTCACATATATAAGGTGAGCCTGTCCAACAACCTCAAAAAGCTTAAGATGTCCATAATAAAGGAACACATGGGCTGA
- the lysA gene encoding diaminopimelate decarboxylase — MAEKKVPFTKQQIEELIKKYPTPFHIYDKKAILENAKRLQKAFSWAPEFKEYFAVKALPNPSVMKALKSIGIGADCSSHAELLLCDMAGISGEDIMFTSNETPASEYRKAKEQGAVINLDDITHIDFLEEVAGLPELICFRYNPGPLKGGNAIIGNPEDAKYGLTREQMFEAYSKCKAKGVKRFGMHTMVASNELNVDYFVETAVILFEMAAEIAEKVGIELEFINLGGGIGIPYRPEQEAVNLEVLGAKIKEKYEGILSAKGLNPKIYLECGRVITGPYGYLVTQALHEKKIYKNYIGVDACMANLMRPGMYGAYHHITVLGKENAPADTVYDVVGSLCENNDKFAVDRTLPVIEKGDIIAIHDTGAHGHAMGFNYNGKLRSAEFFLNEDGSFEMIRRAETPEDYFATLRF, encoded by the coding sequence ATGGCAGAAAAGAAAGTCCCTTTTACCAAGCAGCAGATCGAAGAACTGATCAAAAAATACCCTACGCCTTTTCACATATACGACAAAAAAGCGATTCTCGAAAACGCAAAGAGGCTCCAGAAGGCTTTTTCATGGGCTCCTGAGTTCAAGGAATATTTCGCTGTCAAGGCTCTGCCCAACCCTTCTGTGATGAAGGCTCTCAAATCGATCGGCATAGGTGCGGACTGCAGTTCACATGCCGAGCTTCTTCTCTGCGATATGGCGGGCATCAGCGGTGAGGACATAATGTTCACCTCCAACGAAACCCCCGCAAGTGAATACCGGAAGGCAAAAGAACAGGGTGCGGTAATCAACCTTGATGACATAACTCATATAGACTTCCTCGAAGAGGTCGCTGGTCTGCCGGAACTGATCTGCTTCCGCTACAACCCTGGCCCCCTGAAAGGCGGCAACGCGATAATCGGCAACCCTGAGGACGCTAAATACGGGCTCACCCGCGAGCAGATGTTTGAAGCCTACAGCAAATGCAAGGCAAAAGGCGTAAAGCGCTTCGGAATGCATACGATGGTGGCCTCAAACGAGCTTAATGTTGACTATTTCGTGGAAACGGCGGTCATCCTCTTTGAGATGGCTGCTGAAATAGCTGAAAAAGTCGGCATAGAGCTTGAGTTCATCAACCTCGGCGGCGGAATCGGCATCCCCTACAGACCTGAGCAGGAAGCTGTGAACCTTGAAGTTCTCGGCGCCAAGATTAAGGAAAAATACGAAGGCATACTCTCAGCAAAAGGGCTTAACCCCAAAATATACCTTGAGTGCGGAAGAGTGATCACAGGTCCTTACGGCTATCTCGTGACTCAGGCTCTGCATGAAAAGAAGATATACAAAAACTATATAGGCGTTGACGCATGCATGGCAAACCTTATGCGCCCCGGCATGTACGGCGCTTATCACCATATAACGGTTCTCGGCAAAGAGAATGCACCCGCTGACACGGTTTATGATGTGGTGGGCTCACTCTGCGAAAACAATGACAAGTTCGCGGTGGACAGAACACTTCCCGTCATCGAAAAAGGTGACATAATCGCAATCCATGACACAGGCGCCCACGGCCACGCCATGGGCTTCAATTACAACGGAAAGCTCCGCTCCGCAGAGTTTTTCCTCAATGAGGACGGCTCTTTTGAAATGATCAGAAGGGCTGAAACCCCTGAGGACTATTTCGCCACTCTCAGGTTCTGA
- a CDS encoding 16S rRNA (uracil(1498)-N(3))-methyltransferase produces MNIIILKESELKEGRAEVSGRRLKHLKETLKKNDGDELKAGVLGGKLGTAQVEQVGEEKAVLMFTPDNDPPAPLNVRLALALPRPKVLRRVLYTLTCLGVKDIHIFNSWRVEKSYWSSPLLEGIDDFLIPALEQAKDTILPTVTFHRFFTPFIRETLPQISKDTLRLAAHPVGCPLKSRPQEAVTLVIGAEGGFIQKELDTLEETGFSFFSFGERVLNVESAVPYILGRLL; encoded by the coding sequence ATGAACATAATCATTCTCAAAGAAAGTGAGTTGAAAGAAGGCAGAGCGGAAGTTTCGGGAAGGCGGCTTAAGCACCTGAAAGAAACGCTCAAAAAAAACGATGGAGATGAACTTAAAGCAGGGGTTCTGGGCGGAAAACTCGGGACGGCACAGGTGGAACAAGTCGGCGAAGAAAAAGCCGTTCTGATGTTCACACCGGATAATGACCCACCCGCTCCCCTGAATGTACGCCTCGCACTCGCTCTGCCCCGCCCGAAGGTTTTAAGACGCGTCCTTTACACCCTGACCTGTCTCGGCGTGAAGGATATTCATATATTCAACTCCTGGCGGGTTGAGAAAAGCTACTGGTCAAGCCCTCTCCTTGAAGGGATTGACGATTTTCTCATACCCGCCCTTGAACAGGCAAAAGACACCATCCTCCCGACAGTTACCTTCCACAGATTTTTTACCCCGTTCATCCGTGAAACTCTGCCCCAAATCAGTAAAGATACCCTGCGTCTGGCCGCTCATCCTGTCGGCTGCCCTCTCAAATCAAGGCCGCAGGAGGCTGTGACCCTTGTTATAGGCGCTGAAGGCGGCTTTATTCAGAAGGAGCTGGACACTCTGGAGGAAACAGGTTTTTCCTTCTTCTCCTTCGGCGAAAGGGTGCTGAATGTGGAAAGCGCAGTGCCTTACATTCTGGGGAGGCTTCTCTGA
- a CDS encoding helix-turn-helix transcriptional regulator → MIIILLNKKTITAGELAERFGVSRRTIHRDMDILSSAGVPVFAEKGSGGGFSIMEEYTLSRAVFSQTERDGLLNALSALKAAQYPETERLIEKLGAVFRQTVTNDRIEIDFSPWGSAENKGKQRLEVIKNALRLRKVISFEYVNAEGGRSVREAEPDRLIFRDYTWYLYAFCRKRDEYRTFRISRMKDVIVSDETCPERSVMFAVQNNAEELAVKIVLRFNEKILSRIWDFFDDSLISRTPDGDCLLETELPDSEWVYSFFLSLGSNAEVIEPPHIRKEVARRLREALIYYTD, encoded by the coding sequence ATAATCATAATCCTGCTGAATAAGAAGACAATAACCGCAGGTGAACTGGCGGAGAGATTCGGTGTTTCCAGACGGACAATCCATAGGGATATGGACATACTTTCTTCCGCCGGTGTTCCGGTATTCGCCGAGAAGGGGAGCGGTGGCGGATTCTCCATAATGGAGGAATACACCCTCAGCCGGGCAGTGTTTTCACAGACGGAAAGGGACGGACTTCTTAATGCTCTCAGCGCTCTCAAGGCTGCGCAGTATCCGGAAACAGAAAGACTTATTGAAAAACTCGGCGCGGTTTTCCGGCAGACAGTCACAAACGATAGGATAGAGATCGACTTCTCCCCTTGGGGCAGCGCTGAAAACAAGGGTAAGCAGCGTCTGGAGGTGATCAAAAACGCCCTCAGACTCAGAAAAGTCATAAGCTTTGAATATGTTAACGCCGAAGGCGGGCGATCTGTGCGTGAAGCGGAACCGGACAGGCTGATTTTCAGGGACTACACCTGGTATCTTTACGCCTTTTGCAGAAAGAGGGATGAATACAGAACATTCCGCATATCCAGAATGAAGGATGTCATCGTGAGTGATGAAACATGTCCGGAAAGATCGGTAATGTTCGCCGTTCAGAATAATGCTGAGGAGCTGGCGGTTAAAATTGTGCTGAGATTTAATGAAAAGATACTCAGCCGGATATGGGATTTTTTTGATGATTCACTGATAAGCCGCACACCTGACGGTGACTGTCTTTTGGAAACGGAACTTCCTGACAGTGAGTGGGTTTATTCCTTTTTCCTCTCACTGGGGAGCAATGCTGAGGTTATTGAACCGCCCCACATAAGGAAAGAGGTTGCGCGGAGGCTCAGAGAAGCCCTGATTTATTATACGGATTAA
- a CDS encoding nuclear transport factor 2 family protein: MSGNLPVLMAEFVTAKNRHDGAAVTACFTEDATVYDEGGCIQGHTEIRKWIDAASAEYKVSYDFLDYSEEGENALLTLMVSGEFEGSPIPLDYQIKVNNGKIAELRIVLSQK; encoded by the coding sequence ATGAGCGGTAATCTTCCGGTACTTATGGCGGAATTTGTAACAGCAAAAAACAGGCATGACGGAGCGGCGGTAACAGCATGCTTCACCGAAGACGCGACGGTTTATGACGAAGGCGGATGCATTCAGGGGCACACTGAAATCAGAAAATGGATAGATGCCGCAAGTGCGGAATACAAGGTATCATATGATTTTCTGGACTACTCCGAAGAGGGTGAGAACGCACTGCTTACCCTTATGGTTTCGGGGGAATTTGAGGGCAGCCCCATTCCTCTGGATTATCAGATAAAGGTGAATAACGGAAAAATAGCCGAGCTGAGAATTGTCCTCTCCCAAAAATAA
- a CDS encoding AraC family transcriptional regulator, whose translation MKAGVNVTYWHKDFLEGLESCRVTDSKHAFPKHVHDDMYSIGLMHGGGCYCVSNADSDTIVLPDETVFINPSQVHSGIPLGKGRATYTMLYFKNELMAKLAGDILERQPFQPEFSDMVVSSPAVHGSFLSLYNALLHSEESMELEAALTESFSQVIHGCGTSGKSGDRKLVRRAKEFLSGDLSCKVTLEDMAGELGVSRYYLLRTFRKEVGVPPHVYRTGKRIELAKRLLRQGMPFAEAALETGFADQSHFSNKFRQFTGSTPAQYADSCSGAIFCNTHG comes from the coding sequence ATGAAAGCGGGAGTGAATGTAACCTACTGGCACAAAGATTTTCTGGAAGGGCTTGAATCGTGCCGTGTCACTGACAGCAAGCATGCCTTCCCGAAGCATGTGCATGATGATATGTACTCCATCGGTCTGATGCACGGCGGCGGCTGCTACTGCGTGAGCAATGCTGATTCAGACACGATAGTTCTGCCTGATGAAACAGTTTTCATAAACCCTTCTCAGGTTCACTCAGGGATCCCTCTCGGAAAAGGGCGCGCCACGTACACAATGCTTTACTTCAAAAATGAGCTTATGGCAAAACTGGCGGGGGATATTCTTGAGCGCCAGCCGTTTCAGCCTGAATTTTCCGATATGGTGGTTTCATCGCCTGCGGTGCACGGCTCATTTCTTAGCCTCTATAACGCCCTTCTGCATTCCGAGGAGAGCATGGAGCTTGAGGCCGCGCTCACCGAGAGCTTTTCACAGGTTATCCACGGCTGCGGAACATCCGGCAAATCCGGCGACAGAAAGCTGGTACGCAGGGCAAAGGAGTTTCTCAGCGGCGATCTCTCCTGCAAGGTCACCTTGGAGGATATGGCGGGCGAACTGGGCGTGAGCAGGTATTACCTTCTGCGCACCTTCCGGAAAGAGGTTGGCGTTCCGCCCCATGTTTACCGCACAGGCAAGCGCATTGAGCTTGCAAAAAGGCTTCTGCGTCAGGGTATGCCTTTTGCCGAGGCCGCGCTTGAGACCGGATTTGCGGATCAGAGCCATTTCTCCAATAAATTCAGACAGTTCACAGGCTCAACCCCTGCGCAGTACGCTGATTCCTGCTCAGGGGCAATTTTCTGCAATACTCACGGATGA
- a CDS encoding DMT family transporter, with product MTERQSALMPFAAVFAAVIFWAGSFTATRIALTELPPSTIVWIRMASGFILLFPFCLRLFPKKITMGEIRLLVLMALFQPCLYFLLEANALRFTTASQAGVISSTVPMFVAVLSAVFLGEKTGKTAMAGLAVSVLGVAWLTFGSGADAKAANPALGNIMELGAMVCAAGYMVLTRRLSANFNPWVLTLIQVASGVLFFSGGAVDAFHAEWSGRVITAVVYLGVFVTVGAFGLYNWGISKIPATRAAVFINLVPVFAVFMGWGILGESLGVSQLAGSAVIAAGVFLAQKKN from the coding sequence ATGACCGAAAGACAATCCGCTCTGATGCCTTTTGCCGCCGTCTTTGCTGCGGTTATTTTCTGGGCGGGCTCATTCACCGCCACGCGCATAGCGCTCACCGAACTGCCCCCTTCAACCATTGTATGGATAAGGATGGCATCGGGCTTTATCCTGCTTTTTCCCTTCTGCTTAAGGCTTTTTCCCAAAAAAATCACAATGGGGGAGATAAGGCTCCTTGTGCTTATGGCGCTTTTTCAGCCATGTCTGTATTTTCTCCTTGAGGCGAATGCGCTCAGATTCACCACCGCTTCTCAGGCCGGGGTAATATCCTCCACAGTGCCTATGTTTGTTGCTGTGCTTTCCGCTGTGTTTCTCGGTGAGAAAACAGGGAAAACAGCCATGGCAGGCCTTGCGGTTTCCGTTCTGGGTGTGGCTTGGCTCACTTTCGGCAGCGGTGCGGACGCAAAAGCGGCAAATCCCGCTCTGGGCAATATAATGGAGCTTGGCGCAATGGTCTGCGCCGCAGGCTACATGGTGCTCACCCGCAGGCTGTCTGCGAATTTTAATCCGTGGGTGCTTACGCTTATTCAGGTGGCCTCCGGCGTTCTGTTTTTTTCCGGCGGTGCGGTTGATGCCTTTCATGCGGAGTGGAGCGGACGGGTGATTACTGCCGTGGTTTATCTGGGCGTGTTTGTCACAGTCGGTGCTTTCGGGCTGTACAACTGGGGGATAAGCAAGATACCCGCCACCAGAGCGGCGGTTTTCATAAACCTTGTTCCGGTCTTTGCGGTCTTTATGGGGTGGGGCATACTGGGCGAGTCACTGGGAGTTTCACAGCTTGCGGGCTCCGCTGTTATCGCCGCAGGTGTTTTTCTGGCGCAGAAGAAAAATTGA
- a CDS encoding methyl-accepting chemotaxis protein — translation MFNFTSGLNDKLLKPLERMASGRWDLNSRFESLRGGFAEKTGNVLNRVFDSLRKTVESISRSSVTLSQIAPELDQAAKSLGEQSKIQAEKAIQIAAAGKQMAVSVEHVSDSTLEATQFSSQITKSAGIAMEKSRLSEKSMLEVKEMVTGLKNQMEALSEQSGKIGSIMEMIKKIADQTNLLSLNASIEAARAGEAGRGFAVVATEVRKLAEQSMEATNGVEGILYSIKSSIETSMGSVGKVLSSVEKSAEISEEAVELLEDVATHMDELDRHLNTIAAAGQEQDVTVKSVVGEIDGIAAAAEEQSALATQLNGIVDKINGGCDDLLVSVGVFRTGSHEKAAKAALEAAKSREVTSMNASSIEGYMNQFIKRNSYIELAYITDARGRQVTPNIWNRNVRDSNDSLSVGSDWGTRDWFRKPKETGDVYVTDIYRSVATDNFCFTVAVPVKDAGGSFAGVLAVDISFADMM, via the coding sequence ATGTTTAATTTTACGTCAGGGCTTAATGATAAACTGCTGAAACCGCTGGAGAGAATGGCCTCCGGCAGGTGGGACTTAAACAGCAGGTTCGAATCTCTCAGGGGGGGATTCGCCGAAAAAACAGGCAATGTTTTAAACAGGGTATTCGACTCACTCAGAAAAACAGTGGAATCCATATCAAGATCATCCGTTACACTCTCTCAGATTGCCCCTGAGCTTGATCAGGCAGCGAAATCCCTCGGAGAGCAGTCAAAAATTCAGGCTGAAAAAGCCATACAGATAGCCGCAGCCGGAAAACAGATGGCTGTTTCCGTGGAGCATGTGTCGGACAGCACACTGGAAGCCACTCAGTTTTCCTCGCAGATAACCAAGTCAGCAGGCATAGCGATGGAAAAAAGCCGCCTCTCCGAGAAATCCATGCTGGAGGTCAAAGAGATGGTGACAGGACTGAAAAACCAGATGGAAGCACTCTCTGAGCAGTCCGGCAAGATAGGCTCCATAATGGAGATGATAAAAAAGATAGCTGACCAGACAAACCTGCTCTCCCTCAACGCATCCATCGAGGCGGCAAGAGCGGGCGAGGCCGGACGGGGTTTTGCCGTTGTAGCAACGGAAGTACGCAAGCTGGCGGAGCAGTCCATGGAAGCCACAAACGGGGTGGAGGGGATTCTCTACAGCATCAAAAGCAGCATAGAAACCTCAATGGGCTCCGTGGGAAAGGTGCTTTCATCTGTCGAGAAATCGGCGGAAATAAGCGAGGAGGCGGTGGAGCTTCTGGAAGATGTGGCAACCCACATGGACGAGCTTGACAGACACCTGAACACCATAGCCGCAGCAGGGCAGGAGCAGGATGTTACCGTGAAGTCCGTTGTCGGCGAGATAGACGGCATAGCCGCAGCCGCAGAGGAGCAGTCAGCACTGGCAACCCAGCTTAACGGCATAGTTGATAAGATAAACGGCGGGTGCGATGACCTCCTTGTTTCAGTCGGTGTTTTCCGCACAGGCTCACACGAGAAGGCGGCAAAAGCTGCGCTGGAGGCTGCAAAAAGCAGAGAAGTCACCTCCATGAACGCCTCCTCCATAGAAGGCTATATGAACCAGTTCATCAAACGCAACAGCTATATAGAGCTTGCATACATAACAGATGCCAGAGGCAGACAGGTAACGCCCAATATATGGAACAGAAATGTGCGCGACTCCAATGACAGCCTTTCCGTCGGCTCTGACTGGGGCACGAGAGACTGGTTCAGAAAACCTAAAGAGACAGGAGATGTCTACGTAACAGATATTTACAGGTCTGTGGCCACTGACAACTTCTGCTTCACCGTGGCAGTGCCTGTGAAGGATGCGGGGGGCAGCTTCGCCGGAGTTCTGGCTGTGGATATAAGCTTTGCGGATATGATGTAG
- a CDS encoding DUF169 domain-containing protein gives MKSRLAELTKLGFEPVATLWTDEAPEGATAFGEGKMGCVISLMASAAKGRVSVMDSKRFGCPGAGVGLGYGDCYSNVFPGGRDCFCHFLSSGNEGFPKGEAVISGMKGNAPEHFVHHFSHGERYIKNPELTDDFVSTVGFMNLDKMTVFKPLSMVEPEKETPVSVTFVCKPAQLSAMVIMCNYFRKGIENVKAPFGAGCHSIGILTYKEAESENPRGVIGMFDITARKTIKKSLGEDVLTFSMPYSLFLEMEANAEGSFLEEDQWRELIG, from the coding sequence ATGAAGAGCAGACTGGCGGAACTCACTAAACTTGGCTTTGAACCTGTGGCGACCCTGTGGACTGACGAAGCGCCTGAGGGCGCAACAGCTTTCGGCGAAGGCAAAATGGGCTGTGTTATCTCCCTTATGGCTTCTGCGGCGAAGGGGAGGGTGAGCGTTATGGATTCAAAACGCTTCGGCTGTCCCGGTGCGGGTGTGGGTCTCGGTTACGGAGACTGTTATTCGAATGTTTTTCCCGGCGGACGTGACTGTTTCTGTCATTTTCTTTCCTCAGGCAATGAGGGCTTTCCCAAAGGCGAGGCCGTAATCAGCGGCATGAAGGGGAACGCGCCGGAACACTTTGTACACCATTTCTCCCACGGGGAGCGCTATATAAAAAATCCTGAGCTCACTGATGATTTTGTGAGCACCGTGGGTTTTATGAATCTGGATAAAATGACAGTCTTCAAGCCGCTTTCCATGGTTGAGCCTGAGAAGGAAACCCCGGTGAGCGTAACTTTTGTCTGTAAGCCTGCACAGCTTTCGGCCATGGTGATAATGTGCAACTATTTCAGGAAAGGGATAGAAAATGTTAAGGCTCCCTTCGGAGCGGGATGCCACTCCATAGGCATTCTCACCTACAAAGAGGCAGAAAGCGAAAACCCCAGAGGGGTGATCGGCATGTTTGACATAACCGCTCGTAAAACAATCAAAAAAAGCCTCGGCGAGGATGTGCTCACATTCAGCATGCCTTATTCGCTGTTTCTGGAAATGGAAGCCAATGCGGAAGGCAGCTTCCTTGAGGAGGATCAGTGGCGGGAGCTGATCGGCTGA
- a CDS encoding alpha/beta hydrolase, translating to MKRNRNFQTDNTSSELKWNSPYELRPSTPTNKAFLLIHGLGDSPWSFTDISKELVRNGYAVRTVLLSGHGTKPEDLVGVSLEDWQGIVREQVQILHNDFSEVYIGGFSTGANLALEYAVNDPEIQGLLLFSPAFRSNEYLDWVTPWLAHFRTWLRKPDETSVQSPFRYHNVPTNGFAQFYRSSAAVRKAIKNRKYNRPSVLILTEHDSVLDVGYIKKVFNHNFSNAASRLIWYGRSEPSKGTSSRVLTRTDYLPQERISQFSHMGILFSPQNRLYGKNGSIRICRNGQTEEETAICNSGGEVWFSDWGYREDGKVHARLTYNPYFDWQMSIIKDVLDEAERQPEYGSLRNVRSANP from the coding sequence GTGAAAAGGAACCGGAACTTTCAGACTGATAACACAAGCAGTGAACTGAAGTGGAACAGTCCTTACGAACTTCGCCCGTCAACACCCACAAACAAAGCATTTTTACTGATACACGGTCTTGGTGACTCTCCGTGGTCATTCACTGATATATCAAAAGAACTGGTCAGAAACGGCTATGCGGTGCGTACAGTTCTTCTATCCGGACACGGAACAAAACCAGAAGACCTGGTCGGCGTATCCCTTGAAGACTGGCAGGGGATAGTTCGTGAACAGGTGCAGATACTGCACAACGATTTTTCAGAGGTTTATATCGGGGGGTTTTCCACCGGAGCAAACCTTGCACTGGAATATGCTGTGAATGACCCTGAGATACAGGGGCTTTTGCTTTTTTCTCCTGCTTTTCGCTCAAACGAATATCTGGACTGGGTAACCCCCTGGCTGGCACACTTCAGAACATGGCTCAGAAAACCCGATGAAACCTCTGTCCAGTCCCCCTTCCGTTATCATAATGTTCCGACCAACGGCTTCGCACAGTTTTACAGAAGCAGTGCCGCTGTCAGAAAAGCCATAAAAAACCGTAAATATAACCGTCCATCAGTACTTATCCTCACAGAACACGACTCAGTACTTGACGTTGGTTACATCAAAAAGGTTTTTAACCATAATTTTTCAAACGCGGCAAGCAGGCTGATATGGTACGGCAGAAGTGAACCGTCAAAAGGCACATCCTCACGTGTGTTAACACGCACAGATTATCTCCCGCAGGAAAGAATAAGCCAGTTTTCACACATGGGAATACTTTTTTCTCCCCAAAACAGATTATACGGGAAAAACGGTTCGATACGGATTTGCAGAAACGGTCAGACAGAAGAAGAAACGGCAATCTGTAACTCAGGAGGTGAAGTCTGGTTTTCCGACTGGGGTTACAGAGAAGACGGCAAAGTGCACGCCCGTCTTACATATAATCCGTATTTCGACTGGCAGATGAGCATTATCAAAGATGTTCTGGATGAAGCGGAAAGACAGCCGGAATACGGTTCGCTCCGCAATGTCCGATCGGCAAACCCATAG